A window of the Streptomyces sp. NBC_00250 genome harbors these coding sequences:
- a CDS encoding helix-turn-helix transcriptional regulator — MDEVSSLDQHTLGVYRAILFHKEHDPERLAKLLSCTTEQVDEALDLLTKLSLLAPSRDTPGRMRAVNPSLGLKVLLQREERELASRQQRIEQNRAALAALAAEYTASGRSGGLDGAEHLDNVDDIRTRLEALAESCTGESLAFHPGKALTEESVEAGRPLNERAMARGVRFRTIYLDSVAGDRVTRAHAQWMAERGSEIRTSPTLPMRLLIVDTAAAVVAGLPGQAQPSALLFSSQPVVLAMRALFEAYWEHACPLNGPGDALPGGLTPQERKLLQLLASGLTDEAVARALGIGVRTERRIVADLMERLGASSRFEAGVQATRREWI; from the coding sequence GTGGACGAGGTCTCGTCGCTCGACCAACACACGCTGGGCGTGTACCGCGCGATCCTGTTCCACAAGGAGCACGATCCCGAGCGTCTCGCGAAGCTTCTGAGCTGTACGACGGAGCAGGTGGACGAGGCCCTCGACCTGCTGACGAAGCTCTCGCTGCTCGCCCCGTCCCGGGACACCCCGGGCCGGATGCGCGCGGTGAACCCTTCGCTGGGTCTGAAGGTGCTGCTCCAGCGGGAGGAACGCGAACTCGCCTCGCGGCAGCAGCGGATCGAGCAGAATCGTGCCGCCCTCGCCGCACTCGCGGCCGAGTACACGGCCTCGGGCCGGTCGGGCGGTCTGGACGGGGCGGAGCACCTCGACAACGTCGACGACATCCGCACCCGGCTCGAAGCCCTCGCCGAGTCCTGTACGGGAGAGTCGCTCGCCTTCCATCCCGGCAAGGCCCTCACGGAGGAGTCCGTCGAGGCCGGCCGGCCCCTGAACGAGCGGGCGATGGCGCGGGGCGTGCGCTTCCGGACCATCTATCTCGACAGCGTCGCGGGTGACCGGGTCACCCGGGCGCACGCCCAGTGGATGGCGGAGCGCGGCAGCGAGATCCGTACCTCGCCGACGCTTCCCATGCGGCTGCTCATCGTGGACACGGCGGCGGCGGTGGTCGCCGGACTGCCCGGTCAGGCCCAGCCGTCCGCGCTGCTCTTCAGCAGCCAGCCGGTGGTCCTGGCCATGCGTGCCCTGTTCGAGGCCTACTGGGAACACGCCTGCCCGCTGAACGGCCCCGGGGACGCCCTGCCCGGCGGGCTCACCCCGCAGGAGCGCAAGCTGCTCCAGCTTCTGGCGAGCGGTCTCACCGACGAGGCCGTGGCGCGGGCGCTGGGCATCGGGGTGCGGACGGAGCGGCGGATCGTGGCCGACCTGATGGAGCGGCTGGGGGCGTCGAGCCGGTTCGAGGCGGGGGTGCAGGCGACCCGCCGGGAGTGGATCTGA
- a CDS encoding GNAT family N-acetyltransferase yields the protein MSDEVARILAAAAHGEFPPPDGTTTVVPQPNPRDAGVLAFTAHSVVFTDADPEWIRAELAATSSDPLAASMNPGFLMALMARTGRRMNTIDLLTVADALPGAPPLELREIVDPDHPRVARALKFRDEVRVWAADGGLVILGRGVASRWEAAVEVDEEVRHRGLGRALATAARHLTPDAVVWAQQSPGNARSVRAFQAAGYRPVASEALLVAG from the coding sequence ATGAGCGACGAGGTGGCACGGATCCTGGCGGCGGCGGCACACGGGGAGTTCCCTCCGCCGGACGGGACGACGACGGTGGTGCCGCAGCCGAACCCCCGGGACGCCGGGGTGCTCGCGTTCACCGCCCATTCCGTGGTCTTCACGGACGCCGACCCGGAGTGGATACGGGCCGAGCTGGCGGCCACGTCGAGCGACCCGCTGGCGGCGAGCATGAACCCGGGGTTCCTGATGGCGCTGATGGCCCGTACCGGCCGGCGCATGAACACGATCGACCTGCTCACCGTCGCCGACGCCCTGCCGGGCGCTCCCCCGCTGGAGCTCCGGGAGATCGTGGACCCGGACCACCCCCGGGTCGCGCGGGCCCTGAAGTTCCGCGACGAGGTCCGGGTGTGGGCGGCGGACGGCGGTCTCGTGATCCTGGGCCGGGGTGTGGCGAGCCGCTGGGAGGCGGCGGTCGAGGTGGACGAGGAGGTACGCCACCGGGGCCTGGGGCGCGCCCTGGCCACGGCGGCCCGGCACCTCACGCCGGACGCCGTGGTCTGGGCCCAGCAGTCGCCGGGCAACGCCCGCAGCGTCCGCGCCTTCCAGGCGGCGGGGTACCGCCCGGTGGCCTCGGAGGCCCTTCTGGTCGCGGGCTGA
- a CDS encoding L,D-transpeptidase: MNGQPISGASVGTTGRRGRRRGGVRLQALAAGALLLVLTACGGGETPGGSGAGGKAPAAEGGGKQENAASQAVVTILPKDGEDSVATSGVLKITAEQGKLTTVTVADSKGTPVDGKIAADGASWSPTAHLAAATQYKVHAIAKDAEGRESAKDTTFTTLVPKNTFIGHYTPEDGSTVGVGMPVSINFTRGITDPEAVEKAIKVTAEPAVEIEGHWFGNDRLDFRPENYWAAGTKVTVHLNLDGVEGRPGVYGKQKKTVTFTIGRRQVSTVDASAKTMKIERDGKIIKTIPITAGAPSTTTYNGQMVISEKFKVTRMNGATVGFGGEYDIKDVPHAMRLSNSGTFVHGNYWASAGTFGSSNVSHGCVGLQDARGAGDSSMPAAWFYDRSIIGDVVVVKNSKDKQIKPENGLNGWNMDWSEWIK, encoded by the coding sequence GTGAACGGGCAGCCGATATCGGGGGCATCGGTAGGGACGACGGGGCGGCGCGGCCGACGACGCGGGGGCGTCCGGCTGCAGGCCCTGGCGGCGGGAGCGCTGCTCCTGGTGCTCACCGCCTGCGGCGGCGGAGAGACGCCCGGCGGCAGCGGTGCGGGGGGCAAGGCGCCGGCCGCCGAGGGCGGCGGCAAGCAGGAGAACGCGGCCTCCCAGGCGGTCGTGACGATCCTTCCGAAGGACGGCGAGGACTCGGTCGCCACCAGCGGGGTCCTCAAGATCACCGCGGAGCAGGGCAAGCTGACCACGGTCACGGTCGCCGACTCCAAGGGCACCCCGGTCGACGGCAAGATCGCGGCCGACGGCGCCAGCTGGTCGCCGACCGCCCACCTTGCCGCGGCGACCCAGTACAAGGTCCACGCGATCGCGAAGGACGCCGAGGGCCGCGAGTCGGCGAAGGACACCACCTTCACGACCCTGGTCCCGAAGAACACCTTCATCGGCCACTACACGCCGGAGGACGGTTCGACCGTCGGCGTCGGCATGCCGGTGTCCATCAACTTCACCCGGGGCATCACCGACCCGGAGGCCGTCGAGAAGGCCATCAAGGTGACGGCCGAGCCGGCCGTCGAGATCGAGGGCCACTGGTTCGGCAACGACCGCCTCGACTTCCGCCCGGAGAACTACTGGGCCGCCGGCACCAAGGTCACCGTGCACCTCAACCTGGACGGCGTCGAAGGCCGCCCGGGCGTCTACGGCAAGCAGAAGAAGACGGTCACCTTCACCATCGGCCGCCGTCAGGTCTCCACCGTCGACGCGAGCGCCAAGACGATGAAGATCGAGCGCGACGGGAAGATCATCAAGACGATCCCGATCACCGCGGGCGCGCCGTCCACGACCACGTACAACGGTCAGATGGTCATCAGCGAGAAGTTCAAGGTGACCCGGATGAACGGGGCCACGGTCGGCTTCGGCGGCGAGTACGACATCAAGGACGTGCCGCACGCGATGCGTCTGTCCAACTCGGGCACCTTCGTGCACGGCAACTACTGGGCCTCGGCGGGCACCTTCGGCTCCTCCAACGTCAGCCACGGCTGCGTCGGCCTCCAGGACGCGCGGGGCGCGGGCGACAGCTCGATGCCGGCGGCCTGGTTCTACGACCGCTCGATCATCGGCGACGTGGTCGTGGTGAAGAACTCGAAGGACAAGCAGATCAAGCCGGAGAACGGCCTCAACGGCTGGAACATGGACTGGTCGGAGTGGATCAAGTAG
- a CDS encoding polysaccharide deacetylase family protein, protein MKPIDRRGALRAGAAAALAGALTTACGAEPRPAAPAPRRPAPAPVAAPAPRRLPGQPPEIAHGPRDRPRVALTFHGQGDPALARTLLGQAEKAGARVTVLAVGSWLDQHPDLARRVLDGGHDLGNHTQRHIDVNAMTEAEALAEIEACATRLRRLTGSIGTWFRPSRTQHAAPAVLRAAARAGYPHVLSYDVDSLDHTSPGAPAVVRNVTGSVRAGSVVSLHFGYPDTAAALPLLLADLDRRGLRAVTTTELLT, encoded by the coding sequence GTGAAGCCGATCGACCGCCGCGGAGCGCTCCGGGCCGGTGCGGCCGCCGCCCTCGCGGGAGCCCTCACCACCGCCTGCGGCGCGGAGCCCCGCCCCGCCGCGCCCGCGCCCCGGCGCCCCGCCCCCGCGCCCGTCGCGGCCCCCGCCCCCCGGCGCCTCCCCGGGCAGCCCCCCGAGATCGCCCACGGTCCGCGCGACCGGCCCCGGGTCGCGCTCACCTTCCACGGCCAGGGCGACCCCGCCCTCGCCCGGACACTCCTCGGCCAGGCCGAGAAGGCCGGCGCCCGCGTCACCGTCCTCGCCGTCGGCAGCTGGCTCGACCAGCACCCCGACCTCGCCCGCCGCGTCCTCGACGGCGGACACGACCTCGGCAACCACACCCAGCGCCACATCGACGTCAACGCCATGACCGAGGCCGAGGCCCTCGCCGAGATCGAGGCCTGCGCCACCCGGCTGCGCCGGCTCACCGGCTCCATCGGCACCTGGTTCCGGCCCTCCCGAACCCAGCACGCCGCCCCCGCCGTCCTGCGCGCCGCCGCCCGCGCCGGATACCCGCACGTCCTCTCGTACGACGTCGACTCCCTCGACCACACCTCGCCCGGCGCTCCCGCCGTCGTCCGCAACGTCACCGGATCCGTCCGCGCCGGATCCGTCGTCAGCCTGCACTTCGGCTACCCGGACACCGCCGCCGCGCTGCCCCTCCTCCTCGCCGACCTCGACCGCCGCGGACTGCGCGCGGTCACCACCACGGAGCTGCTGACCTGA
- a CDS encoding YncE family protein, which translates to MAHPTQRHVTTRTRTLLAAALLAALAGCGSGDPGDGAAPVKKAAAPAVPKPAAAPAGLPGMPPLLDPKDVYAADRPNRLSPVVKDFPSRVYVPNTNSNTVSVIDPTTYQVVETIRVGIQPQHVVPSWDMKTLWVNNNRGHTLTPIDPATGRAGKPVEVHDPYNLYFTPNGKYAIVMASLDRELVFRDPHTMERKKSVPVSCYGVNHADFSADGRYFVVSCEFSGELLKVDTERMEVIGQQKLPFEGAMPQDVKISPDGKTFYIADMMAHGIWVLDGEKFTTPTLMPTGKGAHGLYISRDSREMYIPNRGEGSISVFDFEQNRLTKKWRLPDGGSPDMGGVSADGKVLWLSGRYDSEVYAIDTASGKQLARIPVGGGPHGLAVYPQPGRYSLGHTGIFR; encoded by the coding sequence ATGGCCCACCCCACGCAGAGACACGTCACGACAAGGACGAGGACCCTCCTCGCCGCCGCCCTCCTCGCCGCGCTCGCCGGCTGCGGCAGCGGGGACCCGGGTGACGGCGCCGCCCCCGTGAAGAAGGCCGCCGCCCCCGCCGTACCCAAGCCGGCCGCGGCCCCCGCCGGGCTCCCCGGGATGCCGCCGCTCCTCGACCCGAAGGACGTCTACGCCGCCGACCGGCCGAACCGGCTCTCGCCGGTCGTCAAGGACTTCCCCTCCCGGGTCTACGTCCCCAACACCAACTCCAACACCGTCTCCGTCATCGACCCGACCACCTACCAGGTCGTCGAGACCATCCGAGTCGGCATCCAGCCCCAGCACGTCGTGCCCTCCTGGGACATGAAGACCCTCTGGGTCAACAACAACCGCGGCCACACCCTCACCCCGATCGACCCCGCCACCGGTCGCGCGGGCAAGCCCGTCGAGGTCCACGACCCGTACAACCTCTACTTCACGCCCAACGGCAAGTACGCCATCGTGATGGCCTCGCTCGACCGCGAACTCGTCTTCCGCGACCCCCACACCATGGAACGGAAGAAGAGCGTCCCGGTCAGCTGCTACGGCGTCAACCACGCCGACTTCTCCGCCGACGGGCGCTACTTCGTCGTCTCCTGCGAGTTCTCCGGCGAGCTGCTCAAGGTCGACACCGAGCGGATGGAGGTGATCGGCCAGCAGAAACTGCCCTTCGAGGGCGCCATGCCGCAGGACGTGAAGATCTCCCCCGACGGCAAGACCTTCTACATCGCCGACATGATGGCCCACGGCATCTGGGTCCTCGACGGCGAGAAGTTCACCACCCCGACCCTGATGCCCACCGGCAAGGGCGCCCACGGGCTCTACATCAGCCGGGACTCCCGTGAGATGTACATCCCCAACCGCGGCGAGGGCTCGATCTCCGTCTTCGACTTCGAGCAGAACAGGCTCACGAAGAAGTGGCGGCTGCCGGACGGCGGCTCCCCGGACATGGGCGGCGTCTCCGCCGACGGCAAGGTCCTCTGGCTCTCCGGCCGCTACGACTCCGAGGTGTACGCGATCGACACCGCGAGCGGCAAGCAGCTGGCCCGCATCCCGGTCGGCGGCGGCCCCCACGGGCTCGCGGTGTATCCGCAGCCCGGTCGCTACTCGCTCGGCCACACGGGGATCTTCCGGTAG
- a CDS encoding enoyl-CoA hydratase/isomerase family protein, with amino-acid sequence MTVNLEVAEGVGTIRLDRPPMNALDIATQDRLRELAQEATDRDDVRAVIIYGGEKVFAAGADIKEMQAMDHVAMVKRSRALQDAFTAVARIPKPVVAAVTGYALGGGCELALCADYRIAADNAKLGQPEILLGLIPGAGGTQRLARLVGPSKAKDLIFTGRMVKADEALTLGLVDRVVPAAEVYEQAHAWAAKLAQGPAVALRAAKESIDQGLEADIDTGLAIERNWFAGLFATEDRERGMRSFVEEGPGKAKFA; translated from the coding sequence ATGACTGTGAACCTCGAAGTCGCCGAAGGCGTCGGCACGATCCGCCTCGACCGCCCCCCGATGAACGCCCTCGACATCGCCACCCAGGACCGGCTGCGCGAGCTGGCCCAGGAGGCGACCGACCGCGACGACGTGCGGGCCGTGATCATCTACGGCGGGGAGAAGGTGTTCGCGGCCGGCGCGGACATCAAGGAGATGCAGGCCATGGACCACGTGGCCATGGTCAAGCGGTCCCGCGCCCTCCAGGACGCCTTCACCGCCGTCGCCCGCATCCCCAAGCCGGTCGTCGCCGCCGTCACCGGCTATGCCCTCGGCGGCGGCTGCGAGCTCGCGCTCTGCGCCGACTACCGGATCGCCGCCGACAACGCGAAGCTGGGCCAGCCGGAGATCCTGCTCGGCCTGATCCCCGGCGCCGGCGGCACCCAGCGCCTGGCCCGGCTCGTCGGCCCCTCCAAGGCCAAGGACCTCATCTTCACCGGCCGGATGGTCAAGGCGGACGAGGCCCTGACGCTCGGCCTGGTCGACCGGGTCGTCCCGGCCGCCGAGGTGTACGAGCAGGCGCACGCCTGGGCCGCCAAGCTGGCACAGGGTCCCGCCGTCGCCCTGCGGGCCGCCAAGGAGTCGATCGACCAGGGTCTGGAGGCCGACATCGACACCGGTCTCGCCATCGAGCGCAACTGGTTCGCGGGCCTGTTCGCGACCGAGGACCGTGAGCGCGGGATGCGCAGCTTCGTCGAAGAGGGCCCCGGGAAGGCGAAGTTCGCCTGA
- a CDS encoding EF-hand domain-containing protein codes for MADIDSARTAFNKFDADGDGFITAAEYKSLMAQHGDFHVTESVAEVLIKQRDDNGDGVLSWDEFWAHYNKA; via the coding sequence GTGGCGGACATCGACTCGGCACGCACGGCATTCAACAAGTTCGACGCCGACGGGGACGGTTTCATCACCGCCGCGGAGTACAAGAGCCTCATGGCCCAGCACGGCGACTTCCACGTCACCGAGTCGGTCGCCGAGGTGCTCATCAAGCAGCGCGACGACAACGGTGACGGCGTGCTCTCCTGGGACGAGTTCTGGGCGCACTACAACAAGGCCTGA
- the glgX gene encoding glycogen debranching protein GlgX produces MTSAAEQEAVPEHAPERAGPPVWPGAPMPLGARCRVGPDGVTGTNFALWAGGAEAVELCLFDPDGTERRLSLTELTHEIWHGFVPGIGAGQRYGYRVHGRWDPWTGARWNPAKLLLDPYARAVDGDFTLPPEVYGHVRDWPQQHVADTVRDERDSAPYVPKGVVVQDDDDWSDDRRPKTPWQDSVIYELHVKGFTKLHPGVPEHLRGTYAGLAHPAAVEHLVRLGVTAVELLPVHQFAHEDHLLRRGLRNHWGYNSIGYFAPHAGYSSSGTTGQQVGEFKRMVRALHAAGIEVILDVVYNHTAEAGELGPTLSLKGIDNRGYYRLQSDARRYSDYTGCGNTLHVVQPQVLRLITDSLRYWVTEMGVDGFRFDLAAALARSMHDVDMLSPFLAVIAQDPVLRRVKLIAEPWDVGNGGYQVGAFPPLWTEWNDRYRDAVRDFWRGALPDVRDLGYRLSGSSDLYAWGGRRPYASVNFVTAHDGFTLRDLVTYERKHNEANGEGNRDGTHDNRSWNCGTEGETDDPDINALRLRQQRNLLTTLLLSTGVPMLVAGDEMGRTQGGNNNAYCQDNATGWLDWTLPDAPGRAQLLALTRRLLALRHDHPVLRRRAFFSGRPQGTDGLRDLAWFTAEGTEMTEPDWYAPTATLGLYLSGRDIPGRDERGEQITDDSFLAVLHAGPRPLDFRLPGPPWAETYELVVDTGREDQSQAPGTLHRGGGTLTVGARSMVLLRVGG; encoded by the coding sequence GTGACGAGCGCAGCCGAGCAGGAGGCGGTACCGGAGCATGCCCCGGAGCGGGCCGGACCACCTGTGTGGCCGGGCGCGCCGATGCCGCTCGGCGCCCGGTGCCGGGTGGGCCCCGACGGGGTCACCGGCACGAACTTCGCCCTGTGGGCGGGCGGCGCGGAGGCGGTGGAGCTGTGTCTGTTCGACCCGGACGGCACGGAGCGGCGGCTGTCGCTGACCGAGCTGACCCATGAGATCTGGCACGGGTTCGTGCCGGGGATCGGGGCCGGGCAGCGGTACGGCTACCGGGTGCACGGGCGGTGGGACCCGTGGACCGGCGCCCGCTGGAACCCGGCGAAGCTGCTCCTCGACCCGTACGCGCGGGCCGTCGACGGCGACTTCACCCTTCCCCCGGAGGTGTACGGGCACGTCCGGGACTGGCCGCAGCAGCATGTGGCCGACACCGTCCGCGACGAGCGGGACTCGGCGCCGTACGTCCCGAAGGGCGTCGTCGTCCAGGACGACGACGACTGGTCCGACGACCGCAGGCCCAAGACGCCCTGGCAGGACTCGGTCATCTACGAGCTCCACGTGAAGGGCTTCACCAAGCTCCACCCGGGCGTCCCGGAGCATCTGCGGGGCACGTACGCGGGTCTGGCGCACCCGGCGGCGGTCGAGCACCTCGTACGCCTCGGCGTGACGGCGGTGGAACTGCTCCCGGTGCACCAGTTCGCGCACGAGGACCATCTGCTCCGGCGCGGGCTGCGCAACCACTGGGGCTACAACTCGATCGGCTACTTCGCCCCGCACGCCGGCTACTCCTCCTCGGGGACCACCGGGCAGCAGGTCGGCGAGTTCAAGCGGATGGTGCGGGCGCTGCACGCCGCCGGGATCGAGGTCATCCTCGACGTCGTCTACAACCACACGGCGGAGGCGGGCGAACTCGGGCCCACGCTCTCCCTGAAGGGCATCGACAACCGCGGCTACTACCGGCTCCAGTCCGACGCCCGCCGCTACTCGGACTACACGGGCTGCGGCAACACCCTGCACGTCGTACAGCCGCAGGTGCTGCGCCTCATCACCGACAGCCTCCGCTACTGGGTCACGGAGATGGGCGTCGACGGCTTCCGCTTCGACCTGGCGGCGGCCCTGGCCCGCTCGATGCACGACGTCGACATGCTCTCGCCCTTCCTCGCCGTGATCGCCCAGGACCCGGTGCTCCGCCGGGTCAAACTCATCGCCGAACCCTGGGACGTGGGCAACGGCGGCTACCAGGTCGGCGCCTTCCCGCCGCTGTGGACCGAGTGGAACGACCGCTACCGGGACGCCGTACGGGACTTCTGGCGGGGCGCGCTGCCCGACGTACGGGACCTCGGCTACCGGCTCTCCGGCTCCAGCGACCTGTACGCCTGGGGCGGCCGCCGGCCGTACGCCTCCGTCAACTTCGTCACCGCGCACGACGGCTTCACCCTGCGGGACCTCGTCACGTACGAGCGCAAGCACAACGAGGCCAACGGCGAGGGCAACCGCGACGGCACCCACGACAACCGCTCCTGGAACTGCGGGACGGAGGGCGAGACCGACGACCCCGACATCAACGCCCTCCGCCTCCGCCAGCAGCGCAACCTCCTCACCACCCTGCTCCTCTCCACCGGCGTCCCGATGCTCGTCGCGGGCGACGAGATGGGCCGCACCCAGGGCGGCAACAACAACGCCTACTGCCAGGACAACGCCACCGGCTGGCTGGACTGGACCCTCCCGGACGCCCCCGGCCGGGCCCAGCTCCTCGCCCTGACCCGCCGGCTGCTCGCCCTCCGCCACGACCATCCGGTCCTGCGCCGCCGCGCCTTCTTCTCCGGTCGCCCCCAGGGCACGGACGGGCTGCGGGACCTCGCCTGGTTCACCGCCGAGGGCACCGAGATGACGGAACCCGACTGGTACGCGCCCACGGCCACCCTCGGCCTCTACCTGTCGGGCCGCGACATACCGGGCCGGGACGAGCGCGGCGAGCAGATCACCGACGACAGCTTCCTCGCCGTCCTCCACGCGGGCCCCCGCCCGCTGGACTTCCGCCTCCCGGGCCCCCCGTGGGCGGAGACGTACGAACTGGTCGTCGACACGGGCAGGGAGGACCAGTCGCAGGCCCCGGGCACCCTCCACCGCGGCGGCGGAACGCTCACGGTGGGGGCCCGCTCTATGGTCCTGCTCCGGGTCGGGGGGTGA
- a CDS encoding L,D-transpeptidase yields the protein MTHVWKRARYALAVAGLMAGLVGCTASDGGGGGIDVALPGKARAPGDVIRVSPEDGSRGVPADGPVEVKVDSGRLERVTVVQVEDAQRTEVAGEISTDGLRWRPRPDARLALAAKYSVDAVALDAHGRRSARHTTFTTVVPESRFIGYFKPENRSTVGTGMIVSFGFNMPIENREAVERAIRITSVPPVEVVGHWFGEERLDFRPAAYWQPGTEVTVELGLRDVEGAPGVYGIQRKTVGFTVGRSQVSLVDAAAHTMEVRKDGEVLATVPITAGAPKTTTYNGKMVVTELYDVTRMNGATVGFGGEYDIKDVPHAIRLTDSGTFLHGNYWADPSTFGSANVSHGCVGLRDDKGGSADSPAGWFFERTLIGDVVEVVNSHDRKVAPDNGLGGWNMEWNRWKAGSALH from the coding sequence GTGACACATGTATGGAAGCGGGCGAGGTACGCCCTCGCGGTGGCGGGACTGATGGCGGGCCTCGTGGGCTGCACGGCGTCTGACGGCGGTGGCGGCGGAATCGACGTCGCCCTGCCGGGCAAGGCACGGGCCCCGGGCGATGTGATCCGGGTCAGCCCGGAGGACGGCAGCCGCGGGGTGCCGGCCGACGGCCCCGTCGAGGTGAAGGTGGACAGCGGGCGGCTCGAACGGGTGACCGTCGTCCAGGTGGAGGACGCGCAGCGGACCGAGGTCGCCGGGGAGATCTCCACCGACGGGCTGCGCTGGCGGCCCCGGCCGGACGCCCGGCTGGCGCTGGCCGCGAAGTACAGCGTGGACGCGGTCGCGCTCGACGCGCACGGCCGCCGCTCCGCCCGGCACACCACGTTCACCACGGTGGTGCCCGAGAGCCGCTTCATCGGCTACTTCAAACCGGAGAACCGTTCCACTGTCGGCACCGGCATGATCGTCTCCTTCGGGTTCAACATGCCGATCGAGAACCGGGAAGCGGTCGAGCGGGCCATCCGGATCACCTCCGTGCCGCCGGTGGAGGTCGTCGGCCACTGGTTCGGCGAGGAGCGGCTCGACTTCCGTCCCGCCGCGTACTGGCAGCCGGGCACCGAGGTCACCGTCGAGCTCGGTCTGCGGGACGTCGAGGGAGCACCCGGCGTGTACGGCATCCAGCGCAAGACGGTCGGCTTCACCGTCGGCCGCTCCCAGGTCTCCCTGGTCGACGCCGCCGCGCACACCATGGAGGTCAGGAAGGACGGCGAGGTCCTCGCCACCGTGCCGATCACCGCGGGAGCGCCGAAGACCACCACGTACAACGGGAAGATGGTCGTCACCGAGCTGTACGACGTGACCCGGATGAACGGGGCCACGGTCGGCTTCGGCGGCGAGTACGACATCAAGGACGTGCCGCACGCCATCCGTCTCACCGACTCGGGCACCTTCCTGCACGGCAACTACTGGGCCGATCCGAGCACGTTCGGCTCCGCCAACGTCAGCCACGGCTGCGTCGGACTGCGGGACGACAAGGGCGGCAGCGCCGATTCTCCGGCGGGCTGGTTCTTCGAGCGGACCCTCATCGGCGACGTGGTGGAAGTGGTCAACTCCCATGACCGAAAGGTCGCTCCCGACAACGGCCTCGGAGGCTGGAACATGGAGTGGAACCGGTGGAAGGCCGGCTCCGCACTGCACTGA
- a CDS encoding ATP-binding protein — translation MMGGMAGLEGREQPWQRASAAAARRSPVADDEQAADAVELYGNPAEEDVRLPSRPESAWVARRLTQHVVLRQWALGPQIAEHAVLLVSELVGNAVRHTGARVFALRLQRRRGWIRIEVRDPSRGLPCLMPVHELDTSGRGLFLVDKLSDRWGVDLAPRGKTTWFEMRVADRP, via the coding sequence ATGATGGGGGGCATGGCGGGCCTGGAGGGTAGGGAACAACCGTGGCAGCGCGCAAGCGCCGCCGCAGCGCGGCGCTCACCGGTCGCGGACGACGAACAGGCCGCCGACGCAGTGGAGTTGTACGGCAACCCGGCCGAGGAGGATGTCCGGCTGCCGTCCCGCCCCGAATCCGCGTGGGTGGCCCGCAGGCTCACCCAGCACGTCGTGCTTCGGCAGTGGGCGCTCGGCCCGCAGATCGCCGAGCACGCGGTGCTGCTCGTCTCGGAGCTCGTCGGCAACGCGGTCCGGCACACCGGTGCCCGGGTCTTCGCGCTCCGGCTGCAGCGGCGGCGCGGCTGGATCCGGATCGAGGTCCGTGACCCCTCGCGCGGGCTGCCGTGCCTGATGCCGGTGCACGAGCTCGACACCAGTGGCCGGGGGCTCTTCCTCGTCGACAAGCTCTCGGACCGCTGGGGCGTGGACCTCGCGCCGCGTGGCAAGACGACCTGGTTCGAGATGCGGGTCGCCGACCGCCCCTGA
- a CDS encoding SDR family NAD(P)-dependent oxidoreductase has product MLQTGSSPPRLDGLVVLVVDATTGIGRELATRLSAAGAVVAVVGAGHPDRGDDAATNAAFLCKALDDAGLTALPYRIDIRDPAEAGRLPAQIADDAGPVNAAVVVLPPPDADGELSHAFHAVSAALAAALPPGARHIERTPAAAAGPDTATAEDRSWLRSVVDGLAADAARATSR; this is encoded by the coding sequence GTGCTCCAGACCGGTTCCTCCCCGCCGCGACTCGACGGTCTCGTCGTGCTCGTCGTCGACGCCACCACGGGCATCGGCCGGGAGCTCGCGACGCGGCTGAGCGCCGCCGGGGCGGTCGTCGCCGTCGTCGGCGCCGGACATCCGGACCGCGGCGACGACGCCGCCACCAACGCGGCCTTCCTCTGCAAGGCGCTCGACGACGCCGGCCTGACGGCGCTGCCGTACCGCATCGACATCCGCGATCCGGCCGAGGCCGGTCGGCTGCCCGCACAGATCGCCGACGACGCCGGCCCGGTGAACGCCGCGGTCGTCGTCCTGCCGCCGCCGGACGCCGACGGGGAACTGTCGCACGCCTTCCACGCCGTGTCGGCCGCCCTCGCGGCCGCGCTGCCACCCGGCGCCCGGCACATCGAGCGCACCCCGGCCGCCGCGGCCGGACCGGACACGGCGACGGCAGAGGACCGCTCCTGGCTCCGCTCCGTCGTCGACGGCCTGGCCGCCGACGCGGCGCGGGCGACCAGTCGCTGA